GTGGAAGACCGGGGCAGGGAGATGACGGTGCGCCTGGGAAGCCCGGTGGCGGATCCGTCCAAAATCATCTGCGTTGGCAAGAACTATGCCGAGCACGCCCGTGAAGGCGGGTTCGAAAAGCCGGAAGCACCGGTGCTGTTTTCGAAGGCGTCCAGCGCCTTAAATGGACCGAACGACCCCATTTACATGCCCCGCAGCAGCCATCAGGTGGATTGGGAAGTGGAGGTGGCGGTGGTCGTCGGCAAAAAGGCCAAAAGGATTGCCGAAGCGGATGCCGGCGACTACATCGCCGGCTTGACCGTCATGAACGATGTGTCCGGCAGGGATGCCCAGTTTTCCGACGGTCAGTGGTTCCGGGGGAAATCCTTCGACACCTTCGCGCCGCTGGGACCGGCCCTGGTCACACTGGATGAAATCGGCGATCCGGACGAACTGGAACTGAAGGCGATGGTGGACGGAAACGTGATGCAGCAGGGGAACACGCGCGATCTGATTTTTTCCATTCCCTTCCTCATGGCTTACATCAGCCGGGACATCACCCTCCTGCCCGGGGATATCATCTCCACCGGCACCCCTTCGGGGGTGGGTATCTTCAGGGATCCCCCCGTCGTGCTGCACCCTGGAAACGTCGTGGAGTGCCGGGTTGCGGGGATCGGCAGCATCGCCAACGAGGTGGTCGCGGGGGCGTGAAAGCGGTTTGAGGTCGGAAGGGGGAGGTAGCGTTTTTTTATTTGTCTCTCGCCCGCTTCACTCGAGCCCGCAGAGAAATTACATATAATGCTGGCATGCTATGATGCTGGAAGGCTGGGAGGCTGATTATCGAATAGCAGCATTATAGCATTCATGCTTCCGAGCGTCCAAGCTTTCCAACCTCATAGTATTGAGGTGAGAAATAACCTGACCGCAGGCGACCGCAGACACAGACCTTTGGATTCCAAGGCTCACCCGCCCCCTCAATAATTGGCATCCGCGTAATTCACCCACCCGCCGGCGTCGACAAGTTCCCTGTCAAACCCGGAAATGGTAAAGGGCACGACTTCCCGCAGGTCGTCCGCAATGAACTCGAAACACC
This sequence is a window from Deltaproteobacteria bacterium. Protein-coding genes within it:
- a CDS encoding fumarylacetoacetate hydrolase family protein encodes the protein MRIIRFGEKGKEKPGLMRNGRIVDLRSHHPDIPDVNRTFFEKGWLDRVAAVEDRGREMTVRLGSPVADPSKIICVGKNYAEHAREGGFEKPEAPVLFSKASSALNGPNDPIYMPRSSHQVDWEVEVAVVVGKKAKRIAEADAGDYIAGLTVMNDVSGRDAQFSDGQWFRGKSFDTFAPLGPALVTLDEIGDPDELELKAMVDGNVMQQGNTRDLIFSIPFLMAYISRDITLLPGDIISTGTPSGVGIFRDPPVVLHPGNVVECRVAGIGSIANEVVAGA